Proteins from a genomic interval of Oncorhynchus gorbuscha isolate QuinsamMale2020 ecotype Even-year unplaced genomic scaffold, OgorEven_v1.0 Un_scaffold_454, whole genome shotgun sequence:
- the LOC124018257 gene encoding ADP-ribosylation factor-like protein 16: MCLLLGATGVGKTLLMKRLQKLIVRDGTTDLGEPPVTLPTVGTNLTDLTLKRKRVTVRELGGCMSPIWPSYYTDCSSVIFMVDSANTTQTSSSCIQLLSVLSAEPLHTASVLVIFNKRDLPCTMSLVEMMSLFRMDDIIASATQPITTLELSARSGQGLQEVLGWLDSTLTD; the protein is encoded by the exons ATGTGTTTGCTGCTCGGTGCAACCGGTGTTGGAAAAACTCTTCTCATGAAACGTTTACAGA AGCTCATTGTGAGAGATGGCACAACTGATTTAGGGGAACCCCCTGTTACTCTACCTACG GTGGGCACCAACCTGACAGACCTGACTCTGAAGAGGAAGAGGGTGACTGTGAGAGAGCTGGGAGGCTGTATGAGTCCTATCTGGCCCAGTTACTATACAGACTGCTCCTCTGTCATC TTCATGGTGGACTCTGCTAACACCACCCAGACCTCGTCGTCCTGTATccagctcctgtctgtcctctctgctgAACCTCTCCACACAGCCTCTGTCCTGGTTATCTTCAACAAGAG GGACCTCCCTTGTACCATGAGTCTCGTAGAGATGATGTCACTGTTCAGGATGGATGACATCATCGCCTCTGCCACCCAGCCAATCACGACCCTGGAACTGAGCGCTCGTTCCGGACAGGGACTCCAGGAGGTGTTGGGCTGGCTGGACTCCACCCTAACTGACTGA
- the LOC124018256 gene encoding ketosamine-3-kinase-like, with protein sequence MEAQLKKELGTSMLKSTGHSGGGCISQGQSFDTDHGRVFVKINHKSQAKRMFDGELASLEAIVMTDTVKVPKPVKVIELDTGGAVFVMEHVDMRGLSRHSKQLGERLFLTCTYITRDFRDRQNKEQQTVGKGPDVPVIDQFGFQVPTCCGYLPQENEWQSDWVTFYSQHRLQHQLNMVEKSYGDREARELWSQLQLKIPQLFTDMEVFPALLHGDLWGGNVAECPDGPVIFDPASFYGHAEYELGIAGMFGGFSDSFYSGYHNKIPKAPGFEKRNQLYQLFHYLNHWNHFGGGYRGSSLRIMKDLVKY encoded by the exons ATGGAAGCTCAGCTAAAGAAGGAGCTGGGAACATCCATGCTGAAGTCAACTGGCCATTCTGGAGGAGGTTGTATCAGCCAGGGACAGAGCTTTGACACTGACCACGGGAGAGTGTTTGTCAAGATCAACCACAAGAGTCAG GCAAAGCGTATGTTTGATGGGGAGTTGGCTAGCTTGGAAGCCATCGTCATGACAGACACAGTGAAGGTCCCCAAGCCTGTCAAGGTGATAGAGCTGGATACAGGAGGGGCTGTGTTCGTCATGGAACATGTTGACATGAGGGGTCTCAGCAG GCACTCTAAGCAGCTGGGAGAGCGTCTCTTCTTGACCTGCACCTACATAACCAGAGACTTCAGGGACAGACAGAACAAGGAACAGCAGACAGTTG GAAAAGGACCTGATGTTCCTGTCATTGACCAGTTTGGGTTCCAGGTTCCCACTTGCTGTGGATACCTCCCTCAG GAGAATGAGTGGCAGAGTGACTGGGTGACATTCTACTCTCAGCACAGACTACAGCACCAACTCAACATGGTGGAGAAGTCTTATGGAGACAGAGAGGCCAGGGAACTATGGTCCCAGCTACAG CTGAAAATCCCTCAGCTATTTACCGACATGGAGGTGTTCCCTGCCCTGCTTCACGGGGACCTGTGGGGGGGGAACGTAGCAGAGTGTCCCGACGGCCCTGTCATTTTCGACCCTGCCTCCTTCTATGGCCACGCTGAGTACGAGCTGGGCATCGCCGGGATGTTCGGAGGGTTCAGCGACTCCTTCTACTCTGGGTACCACAACAAGATCCCCAAGGCCCCGGGGTTTGAGAAGAGGAATCAGCTGTATCAACTGTTCCActatctgaaccactggaatcaCTTTGGTGGAGGATACAGAGGGTCCTCGCTGAGGATCATGAAGGATCTGGTCAAATACTGA